One genomic window of Ctenopharyngodon idella isolate HZGC_01 chromosome 18, HZGC01, whole genome shotgun sequence includes the following:
- the bbs10 gene encoding Bardet-Biedl syndrome 10 protein gives MPEECVSLQASVSVLGALECVVRRCLGPDGGSVLFTRDTGETLITRHGQRILCTLHLEHPIARMVLDCMCAHAKATGDGTKSFILLLAALLRGIQNSAYMNRKGSWTGSRLQNLANRLLAASRKELDDAIIHKITPYASLYCSRHSYKLEGGILDLLIGGYISGRVAIGQADILKRVLCEFYHKVSQDQDTVETISFIHSHFSLLHTPVTGLPIGSSEVVEGLVVTRDWSVWTELQGPVKALILYESFGPSFVAAGDNISICVQQDWLHRKESIMQQKLESLLDLQVHVMLSSVKQPESVVQWARLNHIALLEFVDSAQLDFLFNISAAETLSHPPLQHLVMLKNCIRVQLGGHRYACLGTFSRTHTLVLCAPAPGLLDQIVCVSQGVFAMLQHLSQTHESFSKLFQSSILAADQSHSPSLDQSQSMLSTQDLWGGIMRAGGVLPVGGMFEFLLHHFLLNERNCGDAECCRLLAEALLCVPRTLYSHNQRCFLNIQTCFLSHLKQLDRAKLQRSELPELKFGLGFSESSELAPCLESVSGKHQLVVSVLQCLHRLLCVGAILHTRSPLHTGAQTHSEEDEEEEEGMQENPEHSNSTPRTNA, from the exons ATGCCCGAGGAGTGTGTGTCTCTGCAGGCGTCTGTCAGTGTGCTTGGCGCGCTGGAGTGTGTCGTCCGCCGCTGTCTTGGTCCGGACGGTGGAAGTGTTCTGTTCACTCGAGACACAGGAGAAACACTCATCACCAGACATGGACAACGCATTCTCTGCACACTACACCTGGAGCACCCGATAGCCAG GATGGTGTTGGACTGCATGTGTGCACATGCTAAAGCTACTGGAGACGGCACAAAGTCATTCATTCTCCTGCTGGCCGCACTTTTACGAGGAATTCAGAACTCAGCTTACATGAACCGCAAAGGATCTTGGACCGGCTCTCGCCTGCAAAATCTTGCTAATCGCCTTCTCGCTGCCAGCCGGAAGGAGTTGGATGATGCCATAATACACAAAATTACCCCATATGCCTCATTGTACTGTAGTCGCCATAGTTACAAACTGGAGGGCGGCATCCTTGATTTGTTGATCGGCGGGTATATTTCTGGAAGAGTGGCGATTGGCCAGGCTGATATACTGAAACGAGTCCTGTGTGAGTTCTACCACAAAGTCAGTCAAGATCAAGACACAGTAGAAACAATCTCATTCATACATTCGCACTTCTCTTTACTGCATACGCCAGTGACAGGACTTCCTATTGGCTCCTCAGAGGTGGTTGAAGGCCTGGTTGTGACTCGTGATTGGTCGGTGTGGACTGAACTGCAAGGTCCAGTAAAAGCACTCATTTTATATGAGAGTTTTGGGCCTTCTTTTGTTGCCGCAGGTGACAACATATCCATATGCGTTCAACAAGACTGGCTGCACCGTAAAGAGAGCATCATGCAGCAAAAGTTAGAGAGTTTATTGGACTTACAGGTGCATGTGATGCTGTCATCCGTGAAGCAGCCGGAAAGTGTGGTGCAATGGGCTCGACTGAACCACATCGCTCTACTTGAGTTTGTCGACTCGGCCCAGCTGGACTTCCTTTTTAACATCAGTGCTGCAGAAACACTTTCTCATCCACCTCTTCAACACCTCGTGATGCTAAAGAACTGTATACGTGTGCAACTTGGTGGGCATCGCTATGCCTGTCTGGGAACATTTTCGCGCACACACACGCTCGTTCTTTGTGCGCCCGCACCAGGACTGCTTGAccagattgtgtgtgtgagccAAGGTGTGTTTGCAATGCTGCAGCATCTGTCTCAGACACATGAAAGCTTTAGTAAACTGTTTCAAAGCTCCATTCTGGCTGCCGACCAATCACACAGTCCTTCATTGGACCAATCACAAAGCATGCTTTCAACTCAAGACCTGTGGGGTGGAATTATGCGCGCAGGTGGAGTGCTTCCCGTTGGTGGCATGTTTGAGTTCTTACTACACCATTTCCTGCTGAACGAACGTAACTGTGGTGACGCAGAGTGCTGCAGGCTGCTGGCAGAGGCTTTGTTGTGTGTGCCCAGAACTTTATACTCTCACAATCAGAGATGCTTCTTGAATATCCAGACATGTTTCTTGAGTCATCTTAAGCAATTGGACAGGGCCAAATTGCAAAGGTCAGAACTGCCTGAACTAAAGTTTGGGCTCGGGTTTAGTGAGAGTTCTGAATTGGCACCGTGTCTAGAGTCGGTCAGTGGTAAACATCAGCTGGTTGTTTCTGTGCTGCAGTGTTTGCACAGACTCTTATGTGTAGGGGCTATTTTACACACCCGCTCTCCATTACACACCGGCGCACAAACACACTCtgaggaggatgaggaagaggaggaaggaATGCAAGAGAACCCAGAGCATTCAAACTCCACTCCAAGAACAAATGCATAA